In Symmachiella dynata, the following are encoded in one genomic region:
- a CDS encoding GGDEF domain-containing protein gives MRYPTIVKVLPKQPPESTYPTSTSWTTSSEVVLYCGFPATTKRSIDPSKIERLAPPQKIPIHPVETMIDPETIWTSKHLPTLPSVAVELLKLRNDPEAGIAEVQALVRNDPAISAKILKAVNSTFFGVSSQVTSLERAVSLLGGTYVTSLALSFYLSQHASTTGPLSEYYARYWLQSVVQATAAETLGRRAKQRMESELFLAGLLLDLGQLAMLKAIPDEYQAVMTTAATQSRDLYEIEREQLGFDHMEIGVKLAETWELPETLWKFIGSHHAAVEEPETSEDPATHSQERALALAACVGDFFCANSLGIAYERLQKRAAHDYEMDEQELEEFLNEVRARIEDVADQFSAQANQLEDPAELMAQASEQLANLVMQESVANLHATARHEAAVQAKHDLESQHHELQQQSQYDRLTTAFNRAYFEDALDTEVGRCVQTAHPLGLIFCDIDQFKQANDTYGHQFGDQILKQVAAAFLEVLRPDDILARYGGDEFVVLVSNPTLKGLEKLAERIRLRIETEQFEIDGCPLTICVSLGAALDIPGRSCVDVGDRVIAAADQEMYKSKHAGGNRSQVRSLICESSARLEQLVTNNRFSRWLVANQILDIPVVSRALLQVTGQKAQIGQLAVSCKVLRSVDVQTILAEQECTGERFGEVALRLDLLSEDQLVDLLILQREDPSALLQAIASQDILSRVELQCALEAYATSRTDVICSEFFASSPTTNQTTDSVPSPSCGIAPADPR, from the coding sequence TTGCGCTACCCCACCATCGTTAAAGTCCTGCCAAAACAGCCTCCCGAATCCACCTACCCGACATCGACGTCTTGGACGACTTCCAGCGAAGTGGTCCTGTATTGCGGTTTTCCAGCGACGACGAAACGTTCAATCGACCCTTCGAAAATTGAACGGCTTGCTCCCCCCCAAAAAATCCCCATACATCCGGTCGAGACGATGATCGATCCCGAAACAATCTGGACATCCAAACATCTGCCGACATTGCCGTCAGTTGCGGTCGAATTGCTCAAGCTGAGAAATGATCCTGAAGCGGGCATCGCTGAAGTGCAAGCGTTGGTCCGAAACGATCCGGCGATCTCGGCCAAAATCCTCAAGGCGGTCAACTCCACGTTCTTCGGAGTTTCCTCGCAAGTCACTTCACTGGAACGGGCCGTTAGCTTGCTGGGTGGCACCTACGTCACATCGTTGGCGCTGAGTTTCTATTTGTCCCAACACGCATCCACAACCGGGCCGTTGTCAGAATATTACGCGCGGTATTGGTTGCAATCCGTCGTCCAAGCCACTGCGGCAGAAACTTTGGGACGGCGTGCCAAACAACGGATGGAATCAGAACTGTTCTTAGCTGGCCTGCTGCTCGATCTGGGCCAATTGGCGATGCTCAAGGCGATTCCCGACGAATATCAGGCGGTAATGACCACAGCTGCCACGCAGTCGCGCGATCTCTACGAAATCGAACGCGAACAACTGGGCTTCGACCATATGGAAATCGGTGTCAAGTTGGCCGAAACGTGGGAATTGCCTGAAACGCTCTGGAAGTTCATTGGCTCTCATCATGCGGCGGTCGAAGAACCGGAAACATCAGAGGATCCTGCGACCCATTCCCAAGAGCGCGCATTGGCACTCGCCGCCTGTGTGGGCGATTTCTTTTGTGCCAACAGTTTAGGCATCGCTTATGAGCGACTGCAAAAACGTGCCGCCCACGATTATGAAATGGATGAACAGGAGTTAGAAGAATTCCTCAATGAGGTGCGTGCGCGCATCGAGGACGTCGCCGATCAGTTTTCGGCTCAAGCCAATCAACTCGAGGACCCTGCCGAATTGATGGCCCAAGCCAGCGAACAATTGGCGAATCTTGTGATGCAAGAAAGCGTGGCCAACCTGCATGCGACGGCACGGCACGAAGCGGCCGTTCAAGCCAAACACGACTTGGAATCCCAGCATCACGAATTGCAGCAGCAATCTCAGTACGATCGGCTCACCACCGCTTTCAACCGAGCCTACTTTGAGGATGCCTTGGATACCGAAGTCGGGCGTTGCGTACAAACCGCTCATCCACTGGGGTTGATCTTCTGCGATATTGACCAATTCAAACAGGCAAACGACACCTATGGGCACCAATTTGGTGATCAAATTTTAAAACAAGTGGCGGCTGCATTTCTTGAAGTTTTACGGCCCGATGACATCCTCGCTCGGTATGGGGGTGACGAATTCGTTGTGTTGGTCAGCAATCCCACTCTTAAGGGATTGGAAAAACTGGCTGAACGGATCCGCTTGCGAATCGAAACTGAGCAATTTGAAATTGACGGTTGCCCTTTGACCATCTGTGTCAGCCTGGGAGCCGCCTTAGATATTCCCGGACGAAGTTGTGTCGATGTCGGAGACCGTGTGATCGCCGCCGCCGACCAAGAGATGTACAAATCAAAACATGCAGGCGGCAACCGTTCGCAAGTTCGTTCGCTGATCTGCGAATCCTCAGCCCGGTTGGAACAACTTGTCACCAATAATCGTTTCAGCCGCTGGCTCGTTGCGAACCAGATATTGGATATTCCCGTCGTCTCGCGAGCATTGCTGCAGGTGACCGGCCAAAAAGCGCAGATCGGCCAATTAGCCGTCTCCTGCAAAGTGCTGCGGTCCGTTGACGTTCAAACGATTCTTGCCGAGCAAGAATGCACCGGCGAGAGATTCGGCGAGGTCGCCCTGCGATTGGATTTACTCAGCGAAGACCAACTCGTCGATCTGTTGATCCTGCAGCGAGAAGACCCCAGTGCGTTGCTCCAAGCAATCGCATCTCAGGACATCTTGAGCAGGGTCGAATTGCAATGCGCATTGGAGGCTTATGCGACGAGTCGCACGGACGTCATCTGTTCGGAATTCTTCGCTTCCAGTCCTACGACGAATCAAACAACGGACTCCGTTCCCTCCCCCTCATGTGGAATTGCCCCGGCGGATCCCCGTTAA
- a CDS encoding chemotaxis protein CheX, whose translation MSAAVEQKMASDVDYINPVITSTKNVFEMMLGASVARTGLKLKTQVTPEHEVSAVIGLTGLVQGTFVLSFGKEMSFSVLDQLVGIKTDEVNNEVCDAIGELANMIAGAAKAHLAQLELSLSIPNVVTGAGHVVHYPSDVVPICISFDSDLGPFTIEVGFTKPVH comes from the coding sequence ATGAGTGCGGCTGTTGAACAAAAAATGGCGTCGGACGTCGACTACATCAATCCGGTGATTACTTCGACCAAAAACGTTTTTGAAATGATGTTGGGGGCATCGGTAGCTCGGACCGGCCTCAAACTCAAGACGCAAGTGACGCCCGAGCATGAAGTGAGTGCTGTGATTGGATTGACCGGCCTCGTCCAAGGGACGTTCGTATTGAGTTTCGGCAAAGAGATGTCATTTTCCGTCCTGGATCAATTGGTCGGCATCAAAACCGATGAAGTCAACAATGAAGTTTGCGACGCAATTGGCGAATTGGCCAACATGATAGCCGGAGCTGCCAAAGCGCACTTGGCACAGTTGGAATTGTCGTTAAGCATCCCGAACGTCGTCACCGGTGCCGGGCACGTCGTGCACTATCCGTCCGATGTCGTTCCGATTTGTATTTCATTCGACAGCGACCTGGGACCGTTTACCATCGAGGTGGGTTTCACCAAACCCGTGCATTGA
- a CDS encoding FHA domain-containing protein yields the protein MAMVTFQVVSGLEKGSVYADLPTPVTIGREDDNTIRLNDESVSRFHVKIQDDDGRFILTDLDSTNGTRVNGHPMHMRVLQVGDLVAVGRSLLIFGSEEEISIQQTRDELLNSGVLSSDSHTMSLHGEDQSDAVGSTRADGELFPQGPPEIPRDMRPVHAALVSDVLAYVHDQIAAVLENAEERTGGGEQPRIEVPAAVWQRLLKTEMHLAIYLRRIADPDR from the coding sequence ATGGCCATGGTGACATTTCAAGTTGTGAGCGGTCTGGAGAAAGGATCGGTCTACGCAGATTTGCCCACGCCGGTCACGATCGGCCGTGAGGACGACAATACCATTCGTCTCAATGACGAAAGCGTGAGCCGATTTCACGTCAAAATTCAAGACGACGACGGCCGGTTTATTTTAACCGATTTAGACAGCACCAACGGCACGCGTGTCAATGGGCACCCGATGCACATGCGCGTGCTCCAAGTCGGTGATCTGGTCGCTGTCGGACGTTCGTTGTTGATCTTCGGTAGTGAAGAAGAAATCTCGATACAACAGACGCGGGACGAACTACTCAACAGCGGAGTTCTGTCATCCGATTCACACACCATGTCGCTGCACGGCGAAGATCAATCCGATGCAGTCGGCAGCACGCGGGCGGATGGGGAGTTGTTTCCGCAAGGTCCCCCCGAGATCCCGCGCGACATGCGACCGGTACATGCAGCGTTGGTGTCGGACGTCTTGGCCTATGTCCACGATCAAATCGCAGCCGTGCTAGAGAATGCCGAAGAACGTACCGGAGGCGGCGAGCAACCACGGATCGAAGTCCCCGCCGCGGTATGGCAACGGTTGCTCAAAACTGAGATGCACCTGGCGATCTACTTGCGACGAATCGCTGATCCAGACCGCTAA
- a CDS encoding response regulator: MRRRGNRPYELLIADDDPHFREALRSIFELRFSLVEAESGEEAIDIVQEQHVDLVLLDMHMEVLTGLETVRIVKSLHELLPCIIITADATDDLRRDAEQAEAYSVLAKPVTKIEVVKSVSDAIGQTYNDPDILNWAASLN, encoded by the coding sequence GTGAGACGTCGAGGCAACCGTCCTTATGAATTGTTGATCGCCGATGACGATCCGCATTTTCGCGAGGCACTCCGCTCAATATTTGAGCTGCGGTTTAGCTTGGTCGAGGCGGAATCGGGCGAAGAGGCAATCGATATTGTGCAAGAGCAACACGTCGACTTAGTGTTGTTGGATATGCATATGGAAGTCCTCACCGGGTTGGAAACGGTGCGGATTGTCAAATCGCTGCACGAATTGCTGCCATGTATTATCATCACCGCCGATGCAACGGACGATTTGCGCCGCGACGCCGAGCAGGCGGAGGCCTATTCGGTTTTGGCCAAACCGGTCACAAAAATTGAGGTGGTCAAGTCTGTCTCGGATGCGATCGGCCAGACTTATAACGACCCAGACATCCTGAATTGGGCCGCCTCACTGAACTAA
- a CDS encoding PVC-type heme-binding CxxCH protein — MTARMNLLATVILIAVYPMIAGAAEDAPPKSLDPRLKIELFAEHPQIVTPTGIDVDHLGRVWAIESNTHHRASDYQGHDSDRVLIMRDTNNDGRADDIVVFTDGLVHTMSIALRPDGAVYIATRKEVLLFRDTDGDGKADSRERILHLDTPGDYPHNGLAGFAFDALGWMYIGMGENLGADYKLFGTDGSVETGGGEGGNIFRCRPDGSKLTRFATGFWNPYASCFDTFGRMFTVDNDPDSRPPCRLLHTIRGGDYGYRYRNGRRGVHPFTSWNGELPGTLPMVAGTGEAPSGIVAYESDGFPEEYIGSLLVGSWGDHRIDRFQLKPRGTSFTSKAEPLIVGGENFRPVGLAVAPDGSLYFTDWVLKDYPVHGHGRIWRVSAVEEPQREVINTATIPGRPVAELKELLKSKRIEVRRAAAVALAETEEGRNTVKKSMTDLKLSSRARVEAVWTLTNRMSPTEHELVQPNQEARDQNIARMFDESATAVFQVLDKHLQRADSWDDLIQDEAAREFLLNFGISLLDPDPMNMYGHILSTMFESSDPTFPFVTLSLMDAGHYSKEKNIDSYVVLETYDSVFLNDDPFVFCCLIKIASSQFSQKLLIKKTNHNVIEQPRARLGYFLALRQKAPKFKAAAEAGLADPSPDIQRAAVQWIAEEDFQDLRPQLQQLLTDGNLSTDLFEATLAALAILDGVERDGDFKTKIKNEIDGSQYVLQLVTDPQQKPQLRARALRALDPAHAGLNDKLFNDLLAVADPVLSLETVRTLQASSIPTATQLLAGIARDENLETNLRAEALVGLAAQPIDAASRELLTSLLSSEDRALQIEALRAVRKIPPQDFNAELNTALTDLSTSLISSKGDDVTDDDRELADQLKRALKAGGQNVPRNAALRTKRPQSIEEWQKLLEQPGDADAGRRVFFHSGGAGCYRCHTVNGRGGQIGPELSKVAGTLKRDKLVQSILEPSAEIAPQFSGWSFVMQDGKVHSGLILAQDREGTVTIGDTQGNILELSSNKIDERVPQKTSIMPEKLQDQLTVREFRDLLAYLETLK, encoded by the coding sequence ATGACCGCTCGCATGAATCTGCTCGCTACCGTTATCCTGATCGCGGTGTATCCCATGATCGCCGGTGCTGCGGAAGACGCGCCGCCGAAATCGCTCGATCCGCGGTTGAAAATTGAACTGTTCGCCGAGCATCCGCAGATCGTCACGCCGACCGGCATCGACGTCGACCATCTTGGTCGCGTGTGGGCGATTGAAAGCAACACGCACCACCGCGCGAGCGATTACCAAGGGCACGACAGCGACCGCGTTTTGATCATGCGCGACACGAACAACGATGGCCGCGCGGACGACATCGTCGTTTTCACCGACGGGTTGGTGCATACCATGAGCATCGCCCTGCGGCCCGACGGGGCGGTCTATATCGCGACGCGGAAAGAAGTCTTGTTGTTTCGTGATACCGATGGCGACGGCAAGGCCGATAGCCGCGAACGGATTTTGCATCTCGACACGCCGGGCGATTATCCACACAACGGCCTGGCCGGATTCGCCTTTGACGCACTCGGCTGGATGTACATCGGCATGGGGGAAAACCTCGGTGCGGATTACAAACTGTTCGGCACTGACGGCAGTGTCGAGACCGGGGGCGGCGAAGGGGGGAACATCTTTCGGTGTCGCCCCGACGGTTCGAAGCTCACACGGTTCGCCACCGGATTTTGGAACCCCTACGCCAGTTGTTTCGACACGTTCGGCCGCATGTTCACCGTCGACAACGATCCCGACAGCCGTCCACCCTGCCGGTTGTTGCACACGATTCGCGGCGGTGATTACGGTTATCGTTACCGCAACGGCCGTCGCGGCGTGCATCCGTTTACCTCCTGGAATGGTGAATTGCCCGGCACGCTGCCGATGGTCGCCGGCACGGGAGAAGCCCCCTCGGGCATCGTCGCTTACGAATCGGACGGCTTCCCGGAAGAATACATCGGCTCGCTGCTAGTCGGTTCCTGGGGCGACCACCGCATCGATCGATTCCAACTCAAACCCCGCGGCACGTCGTTCACTTCCAAGGCGGAACCGTTGATCGTCGGCGGAGAAAACTTCCGCCCAGTCGGCTTGGCGGTCGCGCCGGACGGCAGTTTGTACTTCACCGACTGGGTCCTCAAGGACTACCCGGTCCACGGCCACGGCCGCATCTGGCGCGTCTCGGCGGTAGAGGAGCCGCAGCGGGAGGTGATCAACACCGCGACAATTCCTGGACGGCCGGTGGCGGAGTTAAAGGAGTTACTGAAGTCAAAACGGATTGAAGTGCGTCGCGCAGCGGCGGTGGCATTGGCGGAGACAGAGGAGGGGCGAAATACTGTGAAAAAGTCGATGACCGACTTAAAGCTTTCCTCGCGTGCCCGAGTCGAAGCTGTGTGGACGCTGACGAACAGAATGTCCCCAACTGAACACGAATTGGTACAGCCAAATCAAGAGGCAAGGGATCAAAATATTGCTAGGATGTTTGACGAATCCGCAACTGCCGTATTTCAGGTTTTAGACAAGCACCTGCAGCGTGCCGATTCATGGGATGACTTAATTCAGGATGAAGCAGCACGTGAATTCTTGTTGAATTTTGGGATATCGCTATTAGACCCCGATCCAATGAATATGTACGGGCACATTTTATCAACGATGTTTGAATCGAGTGATCCGACGTTTCCGTTCGTGACGCTTTCACTAATGGATGCTGGGCACTACTCGAAAGAGAAAAACATTGATTCCTATGTGGTGCTTGAAACGTATGACAGTGTCTTTTTAAACGACGATCCATTTGTATTTTGCTGTTTAATAAAAATCGCAAGTAGTCAGTTTTCACAAAAGTTGTTAATCAAAAAGACAAACCACAATGTCATAGAGCAACCGCGCGCCCGCCTCGGCTATTTCCTCGCCCTCCGCCAAAAGGCCCCCAAATTCAAAGCCGCCGCCGAAGCGGGCCTCGCCGATCCGTCCCCCGACATCCAACGCGCCGCCGTGCAGTGGATCGCCGAGGAGGATTTCCAAGACCTGCGGCCGCAGTTGCAACAGTTGCTGACCGATGGCAATCTTTCCACCGATCTGTTCGAAGCCACGCTGGCGGCACTAGCGATTTTGGATGGCGTGGAGCGTGACGGTGATTTCAAAACGAAAATCAAAAACGAAATCGACGGCTCGCAATATGTGCTGCAACTCGTCACCGACCCCCAACAAAAACCACAGTTGCGGGCGCGGGCCTTGCGGGCGCTCGATCCGGCCCATGCCGGGTTGAATGACAAACTGTTCAACGATTTATTAGCGGTCGCCGATCCGGTGCTCAGCTTGGAAACGGTCCGCACCTTACAAGCCTCCTCCATTCCGACCGCCACCCAATTGTTGGCAGGCATCGCGCGTGACGAAAACCTGGAGACCAATCTGCGAGCTGAGGCACTAGTCGGATTGGCTGCTCAACCCATCGATGCCGCATCGCGCGAGCTGTTGACGTCGCTATTGAGTTCCGAAGATCGCGCCCTGCAAATCGAAGCCCTACGAGCGGTCCGCAAAATACCGCCGCAGGATTTCAACGCGGAGCTCAACACGGCGCTGACCGATTTATCGACATCGTTGATAAGCTCGAAAGGCGACGATGTAACCGATGACGATCGCGAATTGGCGGATCAACTCAAACGCGCGCTAAAAGCCGGCGGACAAAACGTGCCACGGAACGCCGCCTTGCGTACTAAGCGGCCGCAATCCATTGAGGAATGGCAAAAGCTGCTTGAGCAACCGGGGGATGCGGATGCGGGGCGGCGGGTGTTTTTTCACTCCGGCGGAGCGGGTTGCTATCGCTGTCACACGGTCAACGGCCGCGGCGGGCAAATCGGCCCGGAACTCTCCAAAGTCGCCGGCACGCTTAAGCGGGACAAACTGGTGCAGTCGATCCTGGAACCGAGCGCCGAGATCGCTCCCCAATTCTCCGGCTGGTCATTCGTCATGCAGGATGGCAAAGTCCACAGCGGGTTAATCCTGGCCCAGGACCGTGAGGGCACGGTGACGATTGGCGATACCCAGGGGAATATCTTGGAGTTATCGAGCAACAAAATCGACGAACGGGTGCCTCAAAAAACGTCAATCATGCCCGAAAAACTCCAGGACCAATTAACAGTTCGCGAATTTCGAGACCTGCTGGCGTATTTGGAAACACTGAAATAA
- a CDS encoding MraY family glycosyltransferase — protein sequence MLSVPFVIAIMAAIFLTPGVRFVAARTGAMDRPDGQRKRQKYPVPTLGGVAVCVAILLAACVAALTEVPVGGLVPVLLSSLIICLVGAYDDVFNLKPRWKFVGQIIAVLPIVMAGDAVDRIWVFGTVWDLGMFGKMLTVLWLVSGINAINFLDGMDGLGSLTGVGLSVAAAAIAVITDRTEIALLALIHAGALIGFMVYNLPPARVYLGDSGSMLIGMTVSYLAIQAPRAPGDALHLGVAVALLTVPILDTSLAILRRALIGQDVWHGDRRHMHHSLLGHGMSRWAVLRFLAGLFCVTGLTCFISVAIGVPALAWLAFCGVPAYLFAGHYCCRLEWELAKSWMRRVRVIKNRSSAAKNQ from the coding sequence ATGCTGAGTGTCCCGTTTGTGATTGCAATTATGGCTGCGATATTTCTCACGCCCGGCGTGCGATTTGTCGCTGCGCGTACCGGAGCCATGGATCGCCCCGATGGCCAACGCAAACGCCAAAAATATCCCGTCCCCACGCTCGGGGGAGTGGCAGTCTGCGTCGCCATTCTCTTAGCTGCTTGCGTCGCCGCTTTGACCGAAGTTCCCGTCGGGGGCTTGGTTCCTGTGCTACTCTCCTCGCTGATCATCTGTCTGGTCGGCGCATACGACGATGTCTTCAATCTCAAACCACGCTGGAAGTTTGTCGGACAAATCATCGCCGTGCTACCGATCGTCATGGCCGGTGATGCGGTTGATCGCATTTGGGTGTTCGGCACGGTGTGGGATCTAGGCATGTTCGGAAAAATGCTAACCGTGCTGTGGCTGGTTTCCGGAATCAACGCCATCAACTTTTTAGACGGTATGGACGGGTTGGGATCATTGACCGGTGTCGGATTGTCAGTTGCCGCCGCTGCGATCGCCGTGATCACCGACCGCACCGAAATCGCGCTGTTGGCGTTGATTCACGCCGGAGCATTGATTGGTTTCATGGTTTATAACCTGCCGCCGGCCCGCGTCTATTTAGGAGATTCCGGCAGCATGCTGATCGGGATGACCGTGTCGTATTTAGCAATCCAAGCGCCGCGCGCACCGGGTGATGCACTGCATCTCGGTGTCGCAGTGGCATTATTGACGGTCCCAATTTTGGACACATCCTTGGCCATCCTCCGCCGTGCTTTGATCGGACAGGATGTTTGGCACGGCGATCGACGACACATGCATCACAGTTTGCTGGGCCATGGCATGTCCCGCTGGGCGGTGCTGCGATTTCTAGCGGGCCTGTTTTGCGTGACGGGTCTGACCTGTTTCATTTCAGTCGCCATCGGTGTTCCCGCCTTAGCCTGGTTGGCGTTTTGCGGCGTACCGGCTTATTTGTTCGCCGGGCATTATTGTTGCCGGCTGGAATGGGAATTGGCAAAAAGCTGGATGCGGCGTGTGCGTGTTATAAAAAACAGATCGAGTGCAGCCAAAAATCAATGA
- a CDS encoding NAD-dependent epimerase/dehydratase family protein — translation MTDEKIVFVTGGTGFIGRHAVHALLRNGYEVHVASRTYTGPFAPSPRMRIHECDLFDSDYVCRMLQMIQPTHLLHLAWETTHGRFWNSPSNAQWIEASLGLLRGFSACGGQRAVFAGSCAEYGESAEICDEITTPLRPTSLYGVSKNALQQVVAEYSRTTGLSSAWGRLFNVYGPGESDQRFVSSTVKTLLADKSAICRHGSHVRDYLHVHDAGDALTTLLESNVTGPVNIASGRPVTLEEIATRLVATVGRGNATIENGEPSIDNPPEISAVTERLSTEVAWAPSITLDEGLRSVVHELQQHRQSRAA, via the coding sequence ATGACGGATGAAAAAATTGTGTTTGTGACCGGCGGAACAGGTTTTATCGGCCGGCATGCCGTACACGCCTTGTTGCGCAATGGTTACGAAGTGCATGTCGCTTCGCGGACCTACACCGGCCCCTTCGCGCCGTCGCCGCGGATGCGGATCCATGAATGCGATCTGTTTGACAGCGACTACGTCTGCCGTATGTTACAGATGATCCAACCGACGCACCTGTTGCATTTGGCGTGGGAAACAACGCATGGCCGGTTTTGGAATTCGCCAAGTAATGCGCAATGGATCGAGGCCAGCCTAGGATTGTTGCGCGGCTTTTCAGCTTGCGGCGGGCAGCGGGCTGTCTTCGCCGGCAGTTGTGCCGAATATGGTGAATCCGCCGAAATCTGCGACGAGATCACGACCCCGTTACGTCCCACGAGTCTGTACGGAGTGTCTAAAAACGCCTTGCAGCAAGTGGTCGCCGAGTACTCGCGCACGACTGGCTTAAGTTCCGCCTGGGGCCGTTTGTTTAACGTTTACGGTCCGGGAGAATCGGATCAGCGTTTTGTCTCCTCAACCGTGAAAACTTTGCTCGCCGACAAATCAGCAATTTGCCGGCATGGCTCGCATGTCCGCGATTATTTGCACGTGCATGACGCCGGAGACGCGCTCACCACATTGTTGGAGAGCAACGTAACCGGCCCGGTGAATATCGCCTCAGGCCGACCGGTCACTTTGGAAGAGATCGCAACCCGACTCGTGGCAACCGTGGGCCGCGGCAATGCCACCATCGAAAACGGCGAACCCTCCATCGACAACCCGCCGGAAATTTCCGCCGTGACCGAGCGGCTGTCAACAGAAGTCGCTTGGGCACCGTCGATTACCCTCGACGAAGGTCTGCGGTCGGTCGTGCATGAATTACAGCAACACCGACAATCACGCGCCGCCTAG
- the rfbC gene encoding dTDP-4-dehydrorhamnose 3,5-epimerase, giving the protein MGRTIRGADSGSRGAAINLIETPLAGAFVIQPDLRRDERGFFARTFCRETLREHGIDVDIVQCNLSQNRRRGTLRGMHYQVPPHAEQKLVCCLRGAAYDVIVDLRADSQTYGCWHAVELTAANRRTLFIPRGMAHGFQTLTADTELFYQMGHPYSPQHARGFCHDDPAIGIEWPLPVRCISERDQSFGPVLDRQIQYETTAATHAVAETMERSYDG; this is encoded by the coding sequence CTGGGGCGGACAATTCGTGGTGCCGATTCCGGAAGTCGAGGTGCTGCCATAAATCTAATCGAGACACCTTTGGCCGGCGCATTTGTCATTCAGCCGGATTTGCGGCGCGATGAGCGCGGATTTTTCGCGCGGACGTTTTGTCGTGAGACGCTCCGCGAACATGGTATTGATGTCGACATCGTGCAATGCAACCTGTCACAAAATCGCCGTCGCGGTACTTTGCGTGGCATGCACTATCAAGTGCCGCCGCACGCCGAACAAAAATTAGTCTGCTGCCTCCGTGGCGCAGCCTATGACGTGATCGTCGACCTCCGCGCCGACTCGCAAACCTACGGCTGTTGGCATGCCGTGGAATTGACCGCTGCCAATCGTCGCACGCTGTTTATCCCCCGTGGAATGGCGCACGGATTTCAAACACTGACCGCCGACACGGAATTGTTTTACCAAATGGGGCACCCGTATTCGCCCCAACACGCTCGCGGATTTTGCCACGACGACCCGGCAATCGGCATCGAATGGCCGCTGCCAGTTCGTTGCATTTCAGAGCGTGACCAAAGTTTTGGACCGGTCCTTGACCGACAGATTCAGTACGAGACCACTGCAGCGACCCACGCTGTGGCGGAAACGATGGAGCGTTCTTATGACGGATGA
- a CDS encoding class I SAM-dependent methyltransferase, which produces MPLANSYVPMDRQRAVEPFHPLHVQVCPECRLVQLEHLESPQTLFGEYAYVSSYSRSWLRHCQQYAERMATQLQLDNASQVVEIGSNDGCLLSCFQKQGIAVHGVDPAANVAKVAVAAGIPTDATFFGKPYAEHLSARGLNADLLIANNVLAHVPDINDFVAGLKLLLKPDGLITVEFPHLLRLIESIQFDTIYHEHVSYLSLAVVQGIFAAHNLTVTDVEQLPTHGGSLRVFARHAEANPEIATAVEELIEIERGRGLERLETYRDFNRQLRVAKLSLLQFLLDAKLKGARVAGYGAPAKATTLLNYCGVDVEFIDFTVDRNPRKQQHFIPGTQIPILHPDAINMHRPDYVVIFPWNLRDEITQQLAEIRRWGGQFVVPIPEVEVLP; this is translated from the coding sequence ATGCCGTTGGCGAATTCCTATGTCCCCATGGATCGGCAGCGCGCGGTGGAACCGTTCCATCCGCTGCACGTCCAAGTCTGTCCCGAATGTCGACTCGTGCAATTGGAGCACTTGGAATCGCCGCAAACGTTGTTTGGGGAATATGCGTACGTCTCTTCCTATTCCCGCAGTTGGTTAAGGCATTGCCAACAGTACGCGGAACGAATGGCAACCCAACTCCAACTCGACAACGCCTCGCAGGTTGTGGAAATTGGCAGCAACGATGGTTGTTTGCTGAGCTGTTTTCAAAAACAGGGCATCGCGGTTCACGGCGTCGATCCAGCGGCAAACGTGGCCAAGGTCGCCGTCGCCGCCGGGATTCCCACAGATGCAACGTTCTTCGGAAAACCGTATGCCGAGCATTTGTCGGCGCGGGGATTAAACGCCGACTTATTGATCGCCAACAACGTGTTGGCTCACGTGCCGGACATCAACGACTTTGTTGCCGGCCTCAAATTGTTATTGAAACCCGACGGTTTGATCACGGTCGAGTTTCCGCATTTGTTGCGGCTGATCGAGTCCATTCAGTTCGACACGATTTACCACGAGCACGTTTCCTACCTATCGTTGGCCGTCGTGCAGGGGATCTTTGCAGCTCACAATCTGACTGTCACCGATGTCGAGCAATTGCCGACGCACGGCGGGTCATTGCGGGTCTTCGCGCGGCATGCCGAGGCGAATCCTGAAATAGCGACCGCTGTTGAAGAACTGATTGAGATAGAACGGGGCCGCGGTTTGGAGCGGCTCGAGACGTATCGCGACTTCAACCGCCAGTTGCGCGTGGCGAAATTGTCGTTGTTACAGTTTTTGCTGGATGCGAAGTTGAAAGGAGCGCGCGTCGCCGGTTATGGCGCACCGGCCAAGGCGACGACTCTGTTGAATTATTGCGGCGTGGATGTCGAATTCATCGACTTCACCGTCGACCGCAATCCGCGCAAACAACAACACTTTATTCCCGGCACGCAGATTCCGATTTTGCATCCAGATGCGATCAACATGCATCGCCCCGATTATGTGGTGATCTTTCCCTGGAATCTTCGCGACGAGATCACGCAGCAACTGGCCGAAATCCGCCGCTGGGGCGGACAATTCGTGGTGCCGATTCCGGAAGTCGAGGTGCTGCCATAA